The Coregonus clupeaformis isolate EN_2021a chromosome 27, ASM2061545v1, whole genome shotgun sequence genomic sequence atatctgtgtgtgtgtatgcatctcTCTCACCAATAGTATCAGTCTCTCCAGACAGCTGTATACAACGGTGTTCCagctcctctaccctctccttcaGGTCAGCCTTCTCCTGCATCAGAGAGGTGAAGCGCTGCTGCAGCCTCTCCATGGCAACACACAAGGCCTCATGTACCTCCACTGGTACGCCCTCTGAACCTGAGATTAACAGGAAGGGGGGGTACCCGTCAGAAACACTGCACTGGTAACACATTCAACACTGGCAGTGTTCCTAGAAAACACAATCACAAATAcgtgcatgcatacacacacacctttcctcctcctctcacctgtgTGTTCACAGTGACTGTGGTCATCATGGCTGTGACGGTGGTCGTGGCTCTGACCGTGACCTTGACTGTGTTCATGGTCATGGTTGTGGTCATGGTCATGACTGTGGCTGTGGTGCTCTATGAGTGCTGCAGCCTGGTGTCGGGCAGCGAGGtgcagtctcctctcctcctccagtctgCTCCTCACctcgtctctctctgcctccacacGCGCCACCGCACTGCGCACAAACTCCTCCTGAGAGAGACGGAAGGGAATAATTCTTCTTCAGAGACAATTATCTTAGAAATACTTTGGATATCCTCAATTTAGGATTCTCCACAGAATTTGGGAACACTAGAGCCCACCTAACACCACTGATAGGTGTATTCTCCTCACCATCTCCTCACGGCTCTCAAAGTCTTCTGGGATAGCGATGGAGGACTTCTGCGGACTGTCTGGCAGGGATTGGCTCTCCACTCCGTCTCCCTGGTCTCTGTAGGGTGTTGCCAGGGCTGAGCTGTTGAGCAGCTCTGTGACTTCAGCCTTCAACTGCTCATTGTCTCTGGCCAACTGCTCCAGCGTCTTCTGcagggggaaacagaggggtgaaTACACAGTGTGTACGcgtgcatagtgtgtgtgtgtcatgcgactacatgcgtgtgtgtgtgtgtgtgtgcgtccctgACCTGGTATTGCTCCAGCTGTTTGTGGCTCATCTCCAACTGAACCCTTCCCTGGGTCTCGTCATGCTGCAGCCGGTCCATCAGCTGGCTCTGCTGCAGGTACTGTCTGTGAAGCTGCTCTCGCTCTGACGCCAGGGACGTGTAGCCTGCAGAGTACTGCTGTAGGTGGGCCACTACCTGGTCCCGCTGCTCCAGCAGCGCCTGGTACTCCTGCGACTTCAAATCCAACTAGGGATGGAGGAGATGTGCGACTGTCTAGATGTTGTTCCTGTACCTGTTCACCATGAAGTGTGTTTGCGCGTGCGTCCCTACCTGCTCCTTGACATTGTGCAGGTCCTCCTGTAGTTGTCCCATCCTGCGTCCCAGTTCCTTCTTCACGTGATGCTCTGACTGCAGAGCAGTGGTCAGCTCCATGTTCTCATTGGtctaggaggacagagagacattCAACACATTCATGAGGTCACCACCGATCTGAATGTGGCTGGATAAGTGAAGATAAGTTTCCATACATTCCACGTTTAACACCAACCCAACCTGGcagatcagtgattacttcaCATAAGTAAACAGGAGAGTAAAAAGGCATCACTCCTCTTTACCAGTTTGACGAAGCCGTTCTGCAGCTCGGCCAGTTGGTCTTTAAGGATGCGGTTCTGGGCCAGGGCGCGGCTGATGGTGGCCTTGTCACTCTGCACGTCCTCCAGCATGCGCCTGCGGTCCTCTGCATCTTCGGCCCCGCGCTCCGCATGGCGCTCCAGCTCTGAGAGACGGGACTCCTGCTCCGAGCACATGCGACTCAACTGCTCGTTGTCACGCAACTATAAAGAGGGAAGGGAGGGCGGAGAACAGTGGGTTTTCACTTGTGAGACACAACAGGGATGGACAAGGTGTGCAGGATTTCTTTCCAGCCCAGCACCAACCCACCCCATAATTCATCTTATCAGTCTATGCCTTGAAGAGACAGAGTGTTCAGAGTGCAAATTCACAGTGTGTTATTATTTCCTGGCAGTGTATGTGTGAGGTTATCACCTGGGCTTGGAACTGTGCGTTGAGCGAGTCTCTCTCCTGCTGCAGGCTGCAGAGTGCCCCCTGGAGGGCCAGTTCACTCTCTGAGGTCCCTGAGGGCTTGGGCTCCGCCTGGGCCTCTCTCTCCTGGGACAAAAGGgctggggaggagaagagagtccTTATGGCAATGCAAATCTTTTAATGATAATGATTGACAGGATGGGGAGGTTCAATGCAGTAAGCTGGTCTTTGAGAATCATTGATGTGCAAACCAAGAAGGAGGGTAGCTGTGTGTCTCACCTGCAGCATGCTTCAGGTCTGTGATGTGGGCTTCTAGCTCCTGGATCTGACTGATACTCCGGTCCCTTTCCTCTGCTACTACGGTCACCtgcacaggacacacacaaacacacgtcaaTCAACTCAACCTTAAAGTGACTAAGTATTTCTAGCACTACGTTCAGAGGCTATGCCACCTCTTTAGGTTCTGCTAATTGGGTGGTAGCATAGTGCACCTGAGAGAGCAGCTGCTCCGTCTTGTCCTTCCATACTAGTCCCTCCTCCTGGATCTGCTCAGCGTagcggtctctctctgtctgcagctGGGCAACCGACTCCATCAACTATAGATGATACCAAAAGAGACCATTAACACAATGGCATGACAGTCAAAACTTTAAagagaggcacacacactcactagggTTGAATGGTgggaacccggttaccgagatttaccgcccaaaaccactcccttttcccaggATAAATAACTGTGTATTGACCGGTATATTATAATAAatgatttatatgaacagcatgagtGAAATCGAACTGTaaaattatatgcaatgtctaaatctggcttctctacggcctctgcatgatgaatcatcgacgctcagggtggggacagacagcccatctcagtatggatcACAGTGCATGTagaactacagtgcattcggaaagtattcggaccccttgaaaggttccacattctgttacgttacagccttattattaaaatatacagttgaagtcggatgtttacatacaccttagccaaatacatttaaactcagttttccacaattcctgacatttaatcctatcaaatattccctgtcttcggtcagttaggatcaccactttattttatgaatgtgaaatgtcagaataatagtagagagaatgatttatttcagcttttatttatttcattacattcccagtgggtcagaagtttacatacactcaattagtatttggtagcattgcctttaaattgtttaacgtgggtcaaacgtttcgggtagccttccacaagcttcccacaataagttaggtaaattttggcccattcctcctgacagagctggtgtaactgagtcaggtttgtaggcctccttgctcgcacacactttttcagttctgcccacaaattttctataggggTGAGGTCAGGgcttgatggccactccaataccttgactttgttgtccttaagccattttgccacaactttggaagtatgcttggggtcattgtccatttggaagacccatttgcaaccaagctttaacttcctgactggtttcttgagatgttgcttcaatataaccacataattttccttcctcatgatgccatctattttgtgaagtgcaccagtccctcctgcagcaaagcgcccccacagcatgatgctgccacccccgtgcttcacggttgggatggtgttcttcggcttgcaagctaccccctttttcctccaaacataacgatggtcattatggccaaacagttctatttttgtttcatcagaccagaggacatttctccaaaaagtacgatctttgtccccatgtgcagttgcaaaccgtaatctggcttttttatggcggttttggagcagtggcttcttccttgctgagtggcctttcaggttatgtcgatataggactcgttttactgtggatatagatatttttgtacccgtttcctccagcatcttcacagggtcctttgctgttgttctgggattgatttgcacttttcgcaccaaagtacgttcatctctaggagtcagaacgcgtctccttcctgagcggtatgacagctgcgtggtcccatggtgtttatacttgcctactattgtttgtacagatgaacgtggtaccttcaggcatttggaaattgttcccaaggatgaaccagacttgtggaggtctacagttctttttcctgaggtcttggctgatttcttttgattttcacatgatgtcaagcaaagaggcactgagtttgaaggtaggccttgaaatacatccacaggtacacctccaattgactcaaattatgtcaattagcctatcagaagcttctaaagccatgacataattttctggaattttccaagctgtttaaagtcacagtcaacttagtgtatgtaaacttctgacccactggaattgtgatacagtgaattataagtgaaataatctgtctgtaaacaattgttggaaaaatgacttgtgtcatgcacaaagtagatgtcctaaacgacttgccaaaactatagtttgttaacaagacatttttagagtgtttgaaaaacgagttttaatgactccaacctaagtgtatgtaaacttccgacttcaactgtatataaccctcatcaatctacacacaataccccataatgacaaagtgaaaaggtttttagaaatgtttgcacatttattacaaataaaaacagaaataccttaattacataagtattcagaccctttgctttaagactcgaaattgagctcaggtgcatcccttttccatttatcatccttgaggtgtttccacaacttgattggagtccagctgtggtaaattcaattggttggacatgatttggaaaggtacacacctgtcaatataaggtcccacagttgacagtgcatgtcagagcaaaaaccaatccatgaggtggaaggaattgtccgtagagctccgagataggattgtgtcgaggcacagatctgcagcattgaaggtccccaagaacacagtggcctccatcattcttaaatggaagaagttttggaaccaccaagactcttcctacagctggccgcccggccaaactgagcaatcgggggagaagggccttggtcagggaggtcaccaggaacccgatggtcactttgacagagctccagagttcctctgtggatatgggagaaccttccagaaggacaaccatctctgcagcactccaccaatcagatgtttatggtagagtggccagacggaagccactcctcagtaaaaggcacatgacagcctgcttggagattGCCAAAATGCACCAAAGGACTCagcccatgagaaacaagattctctggtctgatgaaaccaagattgaactctttggcctgaatgccaatcgtcacgtctggaggaaacctggcaccatccctacggtgaagcatggtggtggcagcatcatgctgtggggatgtttttcagcagcaggtactgggagactagtcaggatcgaaggaaagatgaacggagcaaagtacagagagatccttgatgaaaaccttctccagagcactcaggacctcagactggggcgaatgttcaccttccaacaggacaacgaccctaagcacacagccaagacaatgcaggaatggGTTCaggagaagtctctgaatgtccttgtttGGCCCAGTCAGAGCaccgacttgaacccgatcgaacatctcaaatcaaatcaaatcaaattctggagagacctgaaaatagctgtgcagcgacgctccccatccaacctgccagagcttgagaggatctgcagagaagaatgggagaaacaaatacaagtgtgccaagcttgtagcgtcatacccaagaagactcgaggctgtaatcgctgcaaaaggtgctttaacaaagtactgagtaaagggtctgaatacttatgtaaatgtgatatttcatatattttttttatatatacatttgctaacatttctaaaagcctgtttgtgctttgtcattatggggtattgtgtgtagattgatgaggggaaaaaacaatttaatcaattttagaataaggctgtaacgtaacaaaatgtggaaaaagtcaaggggtctgaatactttccgaatgcactgtatgtattggataacggcacaatcatttgggcttttttgggcttgggctcattaaatgtagcatcaggcttgaatttccgatcaaagctctaatcaaatccacacataggcctatttatatgctttatagTGCTTTTacatgacacttccggttttggcgggaaataccaAGTTACCTGGGAGAAAAgggatttattctcgggatggaacatttataaaataccgggaaaatattcaacacacacacacctacctgagCAGTGTGTGCCTCAATCTGTAGTTTCTCCTCCAGTAGTAACTGCATCTGCTGGTTGGCACTGGGAGGCCCTGACTGACTGGAAAACtaggaataaaaaaaaaagaaagagaatTGAACAACTGCGAAACAAATGATGACGATGAGAGTGTATGTGAGTGattaagtgagtgagagagagattgtgtgtgtgtacctacctGTTGCAGCATGTCGTCAGCCATCTCCAGTCTCTTGCGCAGTTCCTCCAGGTCCAGTCTCATGTCGTTGTTCTCACTCATCCTCAGCTTGAGCTGCTCTGACAGCTCTGAACTCTGCTGCCTCCCCTCCTCACTCACACTACTGCAATGAGAGATAGAGGGTCAGGTAGGAATGTGCACGCACACAAAGAGCCTCTGAATTGCCTCGCCTCAGATGACAGgcatctctctccctgtatcacaATCACAGACAAACTCACAAGGTGTGGTTTCCACCATATTCCTTTCCCTACCTAGTCCACAAATCAAACAAGGAAATATGATACAAGGCCAGCCATCGAGTAGAATGCCAGCATAATCAGGGGAAGACTTACTTTAGTCTGTACACCTCTAGCCTCaggttgtctctctctttctctagctcTTTGTTATGCTGCACAAGAGAACATCAATCATATGTTAGACATTACTGCAAAGCTCAAATCGATACTCATCGGTCATTGCATTCAAGTAACTCTAGCAATATCAGTCGTGCGTAGACTACCTTCTCAAACTGTCTTTGTTCAGTGTGTGACTACAGTAGGTTGCCTTCCCAAACGGTTTCTTTCTGTGTGTTACCTTGTCAAACTGTTTATGTTGTGTGGAGACAGAGAACAGGGTTCTCTCCAGCTCAGAGACTCTCTGTTTGGTGGCCTGGAGACGGTTACTCAGCTCCTCAGCCTCCCCTGAacgaaagaacacacacacacacacttagtgaGCACCAACACAAACAGACTCTCACACACATTCATATTACACAGATCAACgacatctccttctctctcacctcctcagCTTCCCCTAAACACACACCACAATACATCACATTACTGAACACGTTCACGCTCGCATTCATAGACACACAACACAGACTTGGGACGATTACATGctttctctttctcacacagGGTACAAGCACTCACCTGTTTTCTGGCGGGCAGCCTGCTGTGTGTATGACAGAGCGGTCTGCAGCTCTGATTTCTCCGACACCAGGATGCCGATGGTCTGGATGTGGACCTGGGGGAGAGGacggacagacagatacacagacagagagacagagacagatatagagacagacagagagagagagagagagggaaagagagacacagacagaccagtTACTGAAGCCTCGCATGATACAATTTGTAAATATCGGATACAAATCAAGCTTTGTTTCATTTGGAATGATGAGAAcgtattttgttcagtatatcagTGCATGCATCCCTGGGTAAAAAGGCAACAACACATGGTGTACTGGCCCTTAAGGCAGATACATAGCACACATCTGGAACTGCATAGTGAAAATTAGAGAATTGCTTTTAAAGGTCTTCAAATGGATTCAGAAAAGTGCTCTGAGAGGATGAGAAACCTTGAAGTTCCTtcttcttctgtgtgtgtgtgtgtgtgtgtgtgtgggtgggtgtgtataCCTGTAGCTGTTCCCGCATTGCTCCTTGCTCCCTCATACACTTCTGTTCAAACTCTCTTCGCTCCTGATCAAAGAAAGCACACAGAAAACATCCTGTCATCGTCCACTGAGGAGGAGACGAGAGAATGAGAACGAGAGTTTCTTTTTATGCTCACCTTTTGCAGCTGATCTGTGAGCTCCTGAGATTGCTTGGTCTGTCAGACAAACAGGACAGAGGAAAAATCCATGACATCATCATCCCCACCTCATAGACTTCAAGCCACCACCACACCATCTACAGTAAGTCACCCATCTAACCCTTCAACATGTCATTTCCTTTCACTCTTCAGGAGTCAAATCACTAACGAGCACCAGAGAACCTCCCTCGCATACTCAGAGAAGCACAGCAGCGTATTAGCCTAGCCAGTGGGGTTAGCAACGGTTTAGCTGTTAGCAAGCTAGCTCCAGAAGAAATATCAGTGCAGTTGGTCTAAACATACCCTCATTTTATTCATCGTGTCCATCTTGGTGAGCATGTAAAAGCTTGGGTGTTACCAATGGGAACAGTGCAGTGCAATTACATTATTTGTGAGGTGTTAAAACAAAACAATGCATGACATGATCAACTGACTGACTGTGCTACCACTCAGCGCAGCTGCTGTTTATCCAAGGTGTTACGCCATTTGCTAGTCAATCTGTGGCCAGTCAGTCTTGCTATGGGGGCTGTCAGGGGTTATTTGCCACACAAGGAAGAATGCCAAACTCCCACGCGCACACACTCTTACCAGCTGTTCTAGCTTGGTATTGAGCCGATTGTTTGTTAGTTTGCTGGAGTCCAGTGCGGCTGCCAGATCCTGGTTTCCACTCTGACGTGCGCGCATGcatcaaaataaaaataaaaagagagggggaggaagggagtgagTGAATTGAAGAAGGAAAAGAAAAACAGCGATGGGAGGAGAAATACAAACACTAACTCATTAATGGGAAAGTAAATCACACATTCTCCATCTCCTTCCGGGATGGAAAATGTGAACAACAAAACAGAAGAAGATCTCAGCAGGTTCTTGTTGGTCCTACTAGTATTCAGTGAAGTCATACACAGTGAGGACAGGGGTATGGGTAGCTAGTGGAGCGTTCAGTAATACCTGTTCAGACTGGAGAGGGTAATCTAATGGGTTCGCATGACCTCTGTTTCTCCAGATGTCCACAATAAGAACATCCAAGTCCCTAATATGATCTCAGCCAATTTAACAAGTTACAAGCTAGTAGTCACTGTAACAAAATGTTGTACCCTTTAAAATCCTAAAGAGAGGGTAATACATATAGCCAGCTCCGGTCAAGGCTTTCGAAAGATGACGCCTGAAAATGTTACTTGCAAACAGGAGTGATTCTCTATATAGAGTCCATCAAACTGCAAGGCAATCTACCAGGTGAGGTCTGAGGACTATTAGACAAGAGCAAGAGAGATATATGAATGGAGCAGACTAAATATATTTTTGATGTATTAAACGTTGTATGCAGGGCCAGGGCAAGGTACAGTGGGGCGGCCTGGACAGCATTTCATACATTTGCTCTCTTCTGAATGTGACGATCTTTCAGATTGCATTGTTGTCTCAGCTATGCAACACAAACTCAGTTATAATCATGAGTATCACTTATGTGGAgtacgtgggtgtgtgtgtgtgtgtgtgtgtgtgtgtaacccaaGCCCGGACACAGGGCAGGAATAGGAAGAGTGGTCGTGTGAGCTGTGTGGCCGAGCCAGTCACATTCCTGCACAGAGAGCAAGAATGGAGGGattgtgagagaggagaggggcctGTGTGGAGTGAGAGTGGACGGAGGACAGAATATCTCTACATAACctggggccacacacacacacacctccaaagAGAAACCACAAGATTGATCTGGCGAGTGTGGATGTAGACACACTGAGGGTAGTGAACATGAGGCTTAACCAAGGGCACCTTCGGAGAGAGAGTGGGACTGGGTCTGTCTGATCAGGACAAATGGATTGCATTTTATAGTGCTTTTACCTGTGTCCATGGAAAGGGGGCAACGTGTGGTGTTGTGATGTGTCACTTACCTCCAGTTCTTTTTCATTGGCAGGCGAGTGAGCATTGTCTCCATTTATATAGGCGGTGGATGACTAGAATAGGTCGGAAAGAAACAAAACAGTACAAGTCAAACCACAATAAATCAAGCTTCTCAAAGCTAATGAGAGTATCACAAATAACACTTGATTATGCAACACACTAAACCGGGAGCAAGCATATATCCAAAGCAAGTAAGAGAGTGTATCCTCATTGGGACTGGTGAGGTGCTTGCGCTTATCCAATGTGCACTTCTCAGGGGTCGACTGTATTTTAAAAAACAAATTTCTCCTTTTTGTGGCCATAAAGTACATACCCCAGAGAGTAGGCCGTTGAGCTGCTGTGAGAGTTGCCGCAGGCTCTCTGTGGACGACAGGGGTCTGGTGGCACACACACGAAAAAAACGATAACATTAGCCCAGTGTTATTTGGTAATGAACACACCAGTCTTATTGGGTAATGGCGCATTCAATGTGAGAAGCTGCACTGCCAGCCTTCATAACTGTGCTacttattctgtgtgtgtgtgtgtgtgtgtgtgtgtgtgtgagagagagagagatcaacagctGCAGGCGAGGGGGGCAGGGCTGTGAAGGGTAGATAAGGGGCAGTGAGGACCAGTGGGTACACTCATTCTGAAGAGGgactgagaggtgtgtgtgtattggaTGATGAGGTGACCAACCTATTCTCATCCGCATGGTTTTCATTACCGTCATGGGTGCAGTTCTgcggcagagagaaggagagaaagaaagagaggaaataCCTGTGAGTGAAACTGATGGAGGTGAATACGTTAAACATAAGCCAGGCCTATCCATCCAAATCAATGATGGCTGTTATAGGGTGATAAGCCTTATACATTGCAGCCTCAAGGTTAGATAAGCGGGCCAGCAACCGGAGGTCAGGAGTGAACAGGCCCATCCTGTAGAGAGGAGGTGGTGACGGgaaaaagcagagagagagagagacagagagagagaccgagagagagacagagagagagagatagagaccgaGAGATAGAGACCGAGAGATAGAGACCGATAGAAGTCTGACGGAGGGACACACCTGCTGCAGGTCAGTGTTGTGGGTGTGGCTGGCACACTCAGGGTTAGTAGCAGAGCCAGCAGGGTTAGACACAGGAGAGCCGCGGCCAGCCTCTCCGTTTGGGTACTCCAGTAGCTGGGTAACTGGGGACCCCCTCACCTCCCCATGGACGTGGGTCTGAGGCAGCAGCACACACATAGCCATTACTTTTCAGTGCTCATCCAGAGAGTGTGGTTACAGCAATTTGGAAACATACACAGCACccgcatacatacatacacatcatTCTATCCTAGAAAACAAGGTAGTGTCAGACAGCACAATCACAACACATGGACGGACAATCACACACATCTTGTTTTCACTGATGGAGACATGCCGGTATGGTAAATAAAGTAAACAAACATCTGGTCCGGAAGTTATAAACATGCTATATCAACACATACTACCAAATCAACCTCATGCCCCTGATGGACTGACCCATCtcagaaaaaacaaacatttagctAGGCTTAATACTAGTAGATTCTTAATAAGTCAACAATGGCAAAATAAATACCAAGCACTTCTCTCACTGTAGCAAAATGACTGATGAGCCACCAGTGACCATAAGGAATAGCatgcaggagagaagaggagcaAAAACAACAGAAGGGGTGGGATAGAGAAACAGTAGGGAAGGAGTGGGACAGATACAAAGAGAGCTCAAGAGAGAGTGAagtagaaggagagagacaggcataAAAGAACAAAATGGACAAAAGAAAAGATAGCAGGGAAGAATGATAGcccaagagagagaaggaaggaaggaaggagagagagagaggctcaccTGGCTTTTGCCATAGGCAGGCAGAGTTACTCCATTGGTCTGTCTAAGACCTTTCAGAATACTCTGAATCTACGGCAGAGGAAAGGGGGAGTGGAAGGGTGAAAGAGGGAGGGACAGTGAATGAGCAAGTGAGGAAGAAAGACAGCAAGAGGTGATGTAAAAAGGGAGACTAGCACCCATAGAACCCTATCCCCTATCTACCGCTAAGCACCTGTTGTTGTACGTGAATAGGTGGAATCAATATGGTGGAACTTCAACCTAGCTAGCCTACCAAAGGGTGGAGGTACTACCACAATGCTAATAGCTACATTTCCTTTTAGATTTTCAAGAAGTGCTTTGGATTAAGGCTAGAGGTCCATTTGGAACTGGGCATTCACTGAAAGAGGAAGACTTTAAAGCCCACAACCTGGTTCCACATGTTAGTGACCGACTCATCACAATCATATCCGTCTCTTGAGGTACAGAAAAGATTTGACTCTGTGACAATGTTCCTCCAAACAAATTACTGTCATTGTGACTGTCTGGATGGGAGCACAGGCTAAGTCTATACTGATGGCAGAAAGGCTTCCCTTGGGGAACAGTTTAAGGCAGTATATAGGGAGGAATGCAAAAAAAGATCCAGGAACTATAGAATTATTACAGCAACCATCTACTGCCCCTGACTCCCCACATTACTAAGAAAAAATGGCCAACCTGATGTCATTCTTTTACGATTAAACACACATCAACATAATATTGATTCTTAACCAAACAGAAGGGCGTGTGTGTTAAGATGCAACGTCCTGACGGGAATACAAATTGACAGACATATCCTTTAATAGCTGGAGCATAGCTGCGTTTCACATACCATAATCTGACATATGACAAACACTGACAGTAAACTTGCAAAGGGACGCACTCACACATCCAGTAAAAGTCGGAAGCTGCACTGGAACGTTCAATGTGATTCCAGAGAAGAAGTATCATCAATCAGACTGCTTTCTTGCAACGTTTCACTTTGTTATTGAAATGCAAATGTCGGCAAGTGAAACCTTGCAAGGAAGCAGTGTGCAGAAAGAGTACTCAAAGTCATAACatacacgcagacagacagacggccagccagccagcaTGCAGCTGGGTGACTCACATTGTCTGGAGCGTGTCGGTCAGCTGATGGTGTGTCTGGTTGGCTCCCTCCCTTCACCTTCCTCTTCTTCTTGGCCCCtggttcttctcctcctcctccatttccACCCCCTCCCCCACTGGCAGGAGAACTCTTCTGCTGAAACTCCTTCAGCTGGCCGGcacaagagaggaggagaagaggacaatGAGAGCTCTCAACTGTCTGGAACTCACACCTTTGCTAGACTAAATACATCAGCAGACATTCATCATATCGCAGAGGAAGTATAGGGAGCCTTGGTGTGGCTGAAAATGGTGCGACTATTCAGAAATATCCCATACGATTCGACTAGAGATCTACAGTATGCACAGTTGGTATCACTGGTGTGGGTGACAATGGAACGACTATTTAGAAAGATCCAATACAAT encodes the following:
- the LOC121541677 gene encoding golgin subfamily A member 2 isoform X1, with the protein product MADQSRQIKLAAAKKKLKEFQQKSSPASGGGGGNGGGGEEPGAKKKRKVKGGSQPDTPSADRHAPDNIQSILKGLRQTNGVTLPAYGKSQTHVHGEVRGSPVTQLLEYPNGEAGRGSPVSNPAGSATNPECASHTHNTDLQQNCTHDGNENHADENRPLSSTESLRQLSQQLNGLLSGSSTAYINGDNAHSPANEKELESGNQDLAAALDSSKLTNNRLNTKLEQLTKQSQELTDQLQKERREFEQKCMREQGAMREQLQVHIQTIGILVSEKSELQTALSYTQQAARQKTGEAEELSNRLQATKQRVSELERTLFSVSTQHKQFDKHNKELEKERDNLRLEVYRLNSVSEEGRQQSSELSEQLKLRMSENNDMRLDLEELRKRLEMADDMLQQFSSQSGPPSANQQMQLLLEEKLQIEAHTAQLMESVAQLQTERDRYAEQIQEEGLVWKDKTEQLLSQVTVVAEERDRSISQIQELEAHITDLKHAAALLSQEREAQAEPKPSGTSESELALQGALCSLQQERDSLNAQFQAQLRDNEQLSRMCSEQESRLSELERHAERGAEDAEDRRRMLEDVQSDKATISRALAQNRILKDQLAELQNGFVKLTNENMELTTALQSEHHVKKELGRRMGQLQEDLHNVKEQLDLKSQEYQALLEQRDQVVAHLQQYSAGYTSLASEREQLHRQYLQQSQLMDRLQHDETQGRVQLEMSHKQLEQYQKTLEQLARDNEQLKAEVTELLNSSALATPYRDQGDGVESQSLPDSPQKSSIAIPEDFESREEMEEFVRSAVARVEAERDEVRSRLEEERRLHLAARHQAAALIEHHSHSHDHDHNHDHEHSQGHGQSHDHRHSHDDHSHCEHTGSEGVPVEVHEALCVAMERLQQRFTSLMQEKADLKERVEELEHRCIQLSGETDTIGEYITLYQNQRAIMKQKHMEKEQYISMLAQDKEEMKAKLAELQNLVMRLVGERNEWYSRYTGAVASANATANPDLLPAGEEQVQAHHTHRRMELNAVDGQESMDVSSAVEPDSTDLPNGGPSDQGQGLPPDSHALMRPQEDGTTRQIMQLLQEIQNPQGPCSVPFLGDNPCVPFFYRPDEQDEVKILVV
- the LOC121541677 gene encoding golgin subfamily A member 2 isoform X2, whose product is MADQSRQIKLAAAKKKLKEFQQKSSPASGGGGGNGGGGEEPGAKKKRKVKGGSQPDTPSADRHAPDNTHVHGEVRGSPVTQLLEYPNGEAGRGSPVSNPAGSATNPECASHTHNTDLQQNCTHDGNENHADENRPLSSTESLRQLSQQLNGLLSGSSTAYINGDNAHSPANEKELESGNQDLAAALDSSKLTNNRLNTKLEQLTKQSQELTDQLQKERREFEQKCMREQGAMREQLQVHIQTIGILVSEKSELQTALSYTQQAARQKTGEAEELSNRLQATKQRVSELERTLFSVSTQHKQFDKHNKELEKERDNLRLEVYRLNSVSEEGRQQSSELSEQLKLRMSENNDMRLDLEELRKRLEMADDMLQQFSSQSGPPSANQQMQLLLEEKLQIEAHTAQLMESVAQLQTERDRYAEQIQEEGLVWKDKTEQLLSQVTVVAEERDRSISQIQELEAHITDLKHAAALLSQEREAQAEPKPSGTSESELALQGALCSLQQERDSLNAQFQAQLRDNEQLSRMCSEQESRLSELERHAERGAEDAEDRRRMLEDVQSDKATISRALAQNRILKDQLAELQNGFVKLTNENMELTTALQSEHHVKKELGRRMGQLQEDLHNVKEQLDLKSQEYQALLEQRDQVVAHLQQYSAGYTSLASEREQLHRQYLQQSQLMDRLQHDETQGRVQLEMSHKQLEQYQKTLEQLARDNEQLKAEVTELLNSSALATPYRDQGDGVESQSLPDSPQKSSIAIPEDFESREEMEEFVRSAVARVEAERDEVRSRLEEERRLHLAARHQAAALIEHHSHSHDHDHNHDHEHSQGHGQSHDHRHSHDDHSHCEHTGSEGVPVEVHEALCVAMERLQQRFTSLMQEKADLKERVEELEHRCIQLSGETDTIGEYITLYQNQRAIMKQKHMEKEQYISMLAQDKEEMKAKLAELQNLVMRLVGERNEWYSRYTGAVASANATANPDLLPAGEEQVQAHHTHRRMELNAVDGQESMDVSSAVEPDSTDLPNGGPSDQGQGLPPDSHALMRPQEDGTTRQIMQLLQEIQNPQGPCSVPFLGDNPCVPFFYRPDEQDEVKILVV